In Lepus europaeus isolate LE1 chromosome 8, mLepTim1.pri, whole genome shotgun sequence, a single genomic region encodes these proteins:
- the ODAPH gene encoding odontogenesis associated phosphoprotein: MACSPNFSWLLVCWLAVTVAEGQEVAIPPAVAPTDCQIFTLTPSPTTRAPATRVQLITRTPRCPFHNFPGRRPGVHLGFPNRPFFPPKCNHRFVFQPFYGPHGRLPPNNFPRTRLYSDSSSEESREEREASASD, translated from the exons ATGGCTTGCAGCCCCAacttctcctggctcctggtctgctGGTTGGCGGTCACTGTGGCAGAAG GACAAGAGGTTGCCATCCCTCCCGCAGTGGCCCCTACAGACTGTCAGATCTTCACTCTTACCCCCTCGCCCACCACGAGGGCCCCAGCCACCAGGGTGCAGCTCATCACTAGGACACCCAGGTGTCCCTTCCACAACTTTCCCGGAAGAAGGCCCGGAGTCCACCTTGGGTTTCCAAACAGACCTTTCTTCCCTCCCAAGTGCAACCACCGTTTTGTATTCCAGCCATTTTACGGGCCGCACGGTCGCCTTCCTCCTAACAATTTCCCCAGGACAAGACTTTATAGCGATAGCTCATCTGaagaaagcagagaggagagggaagccaGTGCCTCAGACTAG